In a genomic window of Ardenticatenales bacterium:
- a CDS encoding methyltransferase domain-containing protein, whose product MLDRLRVARVLGLTRLRDLYRGYKYGWMGAIHGYVTTRTMQTLFDVGFFEELEARGRINVDAFAREKGLDAHVLGVLCNSLYAQRVLRREGDDYVFGSRGVPLAQVSRGWFDGISGYREIYDNLEGVLRRERVYGEDVYRRTDLVAQGSGEAESWIYFPLAIHMIVDGGYRRVLDLGCGDGTFLRHLCAETSVEGFGIDLAPEAIAAAIAATEAAGLSERIRYAVGDVTQLEQTPPAFQDVEIATTFFVLHEILWQGRQAAVDVLKGYRRLFPQIPLLLFEIIRPTDEAMRRRPGMMVQYLVQHELSHQKLVGRDDLYGIFHEAGFADIDEWYIDAVRTSIFTLR is encoded by the coding sequence ATGCTCGATCGATTGCGAGTCGCTCGTGTATTGGGATTAACGCGATTGCGGGATCTCTATCGCGGCTACAAATATGGTTGGATGGGAGCGATTCACGGATACGTGACCACGCGCACCATGCAAACGCTCTTTGACGTTGGTTTCTTCGAGGAACTGGAAGCGCGTGGGCGTATAAACGTAGACGCTTTTGCGCGGGAGAAGGGGCTGGACGCTCACGTCCTCGGTGTCTTGTGCAACTCGCTGTACGCCCAGCGCGTGTTGCGGCGTGAGGGCGACGACTACGTATTTGGCAGCCGTGGCGTGCCCCTGGCCCAGGTATCTCGCGGCTGGTTTGATGGCATTTCTGGCTATAGAGAGATCTATGACAACCTGGAGGGGGTGCTGCGCCGGGAGCGTGTGTACGGGGAGGACGTGTACCGGCGCACGGATTTGGTGGCGCAGGGTAGTGGCGAGGCGGAGTCGTGGATTTATTTTCCCCTGGCGATTCATATGATTGTGGACGGCGGCTATCGGCGGGTGCTGGATTTAGGGTGCGGAGACGGCACATTTTTGCGACATTTGTGCGCGGAGACGTCCGTGGAGGGTTTTGGCATTGACCTGGCTCCGGAAGCTATCGCCGCCGCCATCGCCGCCACGGAAGCCGCCGGGCTAAGCGAGCGCATTCGCTACGCCGTCGGCGATGTGACCCAACTTGAACAGACCCCGCCCGCGTTTCAGGACGTAGAAATCGCCACCACCTTCTTTGTCCTGCACGAAATCCTTTGGCAAGGGCGGCAGGCGGCCGTGGATGTGCTCAAAGGCTACCGCCGCCTGTTCCCGCAGATCCCCCTTCTGCTGTTTGAAATCATCCGCCCCACCGACGAGGCGATGCGTCGCCGTCCCGGCATGATGGTGCAATACCTGGTGCAGCACGAGCTTTCACATCAAAAACTGGTGGGACGGGATGATCTGTACGGCATTTTCCATGAAGCAGGATTTGCGGACATCGACGAATGGTACATCGACGCCGTACGCACCAGTATTTTTACCTTGCGCTGA
- the fdhF gene encoding formate dehydrogenase subunit alpha — protein MKTPLQADRVVPTTCPYCGVGCQIDLHVANDIIYRIDGRWDNDVNRGNLCVKGRFGCDFVHAPDRLRAPLLKNAGIAPRAARDFHQASWDEALTLTATTLRHLRDTHGPDSIAFLTSAKCTNEENYLMQKLARGIIGTNNVDHCARLUHSSSVAGLATTVGSGAMTNSIMDIPAADVLLVIGSNTTEAHPVLSLQMKRAVRQNGARLILVDPRRIELANFAALHLRHHPGTDVALLNALAHVIIRDELVNAPFVRARTEGYEALAESVRDWTPARAAAITGVPASDIERAAHLYAEAGNAAIFWAMGITQHTTGTDNVKALSNLALLTGHIGRPGTGLNPLRGQNNVQGACDMGGLPNVFPGYQPVANEAVRRKFAAGWNVPPEQLNPTPGLTITEVMEGALSGRIKGLVVMGENPMLSDPNLHHVRAALEQVPFLAVLDIFLNETGRMADVVLPASSFAEKSGTFTSTERRVQLIRPALPAPGVARPDWQILIDLANRLGASWQYENPAAIFAEMAGLTGSYAGISHTRLERDGGLQWPCPTPDHPGTPILHKDTFSRGRGLFCPVSYAPPVEEADADYPFILSTGRMLFHWHGGTLSRRSAGLDAIAPAATVEIHPDDARRDHIHAGQMVRVRSRRGEVTAAAEITHRSPPGTVFMTFHFAEAAVNLLTIDAVDPVAKIPEYKVCAVQLEPLPNERKNGQPT, from the coding sequence ATGAAAACGCCTTTGCAGGCCGACCGCGTCGTTCCTACCACCTGCCCCTACTGCGGCGTCGGCTGCCAGATCGATCTACACGTCGCCAACGACATTATCTACCGCATCGATGGCCGCTGGGATAACGACGTCAATCGGGGCAACCTGTGCGTCAAGGGACGCTTCGGGTGTGATTTTGTGCACGCCCCGGATCGATTACGCGCGCCGCTGCTGAAAAATGCCGGCATCGCCCCACGCGCCGCACGAGATTTCCACCAGGCCAGTTGGGACGAGGCGCTCACCCTGACCGCCACCACACTCCGCCACCTGCGCGACACCCACGGCCCCGATAGCATCGCCTTCCTCACCTCCGCCAAATGCACCAACGAAGAAAACTACCTGATGCAAAAACTGGCGCGCGGCATCATCGGCACAAACAACGTAGACCACTGCGCCCGGCTCTGACACAGCAGCAGCGTGGCCGGTCTGGCCACCACCGTCGGCTCCGGCGCCATGACCAACAGCATCATGGACATCCCCGCCGCGGATGTCCTCCTGGTGATCGGCTCCAACACGACCGAGGCCCACCCCGTCCTCAGCCTGCAAATGAAGCGGGCCGTGCGCCAAAACGGGGCACGGCTGATCCTCGTCGACCCCCGCCGTATTGAGCTGGCGAATTTCGCCGCCCTACACCTGCGGCATCACCCCGGCACGGACGTAGCCCTGCTCAACGCCCTGGCCCACGTGATCATCCGCGACGAACTGGTAAACGCGCCATTCGTGCGCGCGCGCACCGAGGGGTACGAGGCGCTGGCGGAATCGGTGCGCGATTGGACACCCGCGCGCGCCGCGGCGATCACGGGCGTGCCGGCATCGGACATTGAACGCGCCGCCCATCTCTACGCCGAGGCAGGCAACGCCGCCATCTTCTGGGCCATGGGCATCACCCAACACACCACGGGCACAGACAATGTCAAGGCGCTCTCCAACCTGGCTCTGCTCACCGGGCACATTGGCCGCCCCGGCACCGGCCTCAACCCACTGCGCGGGCAGAACAACGTGCAGGGCGCGTGCGACATGGGCGGGCTGCCCAACGTCTTCCCCGGCTACCAGCCCGTCGCCAACGAAGCCGTACGCCGGAAGTTTGCCGCCGGCTGGAATGTGCCGCCCGAGCAGCTCAACCCCACGCCCGGCCTGACAATAACGGAGGTGATGGAGGGAGCCTTGTCGGGACGGATCAAGGGATTGGTGGTCATGGGCGAGAATCCGATGCTATCGGACCCCAATTTGCACCACGTCCGCGCGGCTCTGGAGCAGGTTCCTTTTTTGGCGGTCTTGGATATTTTCCTCAATGAAACGGGACGGATGGCAGATGTGGTTTTGCCGGCATCCAGCTTCGCCGAAAAATCAGGCACGTTCACCAGCACGGAGCGGCGCGTGCAGCTCATTCGTCCCGCCCTGCCCGCCCCCGGCGTAGCCCGCCCCGACTGGCAAATTCTCATCGATCTGGCAAACCGGCTGGGCGCATCCTGGCAATACGAGAATCCGGCGGCGATTTTCGCGGAAATGGCGGGGTTAACGGGGTCGTATGCCGGCATTTCCCACACCCGACTCGAACGAGACGGCGGCTTGCAATGGCCCTGCCCCACGCCCGATCATCCGGGCACGCCCATTCTGCACAAAGACACCTTCAGCCGCGGGCGCGGTCTCTTCTGCCCCGTCAGCTACGCCCCCCCCGTCGAAGAAGCCGACGCCGACTACCCCTTCATCCTCTCCACCGGGCGTATGCTCTTCCACTGGCACGGCGGCACCCTCTCGCGTCGTTCCGCCGGTCTTGACGCCATCGCCCCCGCCGCCACCGTGGAAATCCACCCCGACGACGCCCGCCGCGACCATATCCATGCCGGCCAGATGGTGCGTGTGCGCTCGCGGCGCGGCGAAGTCACCGCCGCCGCCGAAATCACCCATCGCTCACCCCCAGGCACTGTTTTTATGACGTTCCATTTCGCCGAAGCCGCCGTCAACCTCCTCACCATT
- a CDS encoding dihydroorotate dehydrogenase-like protein, giving the protein MDLATTYLGLKLRNPIVPASSPLARHLSTLRRLEDAGAAAVVLPSLFEEDINRDAGILDPFLLEDNEGQAEARSYYPKPPTYRDTSPDAYLTHIQQAKSAVDIPVIASINGVSSGSWISFAEQIEQAGADALELNVYYLPTNPKITGAQVEDMTVDVLREVKNTVSIPVAVKLSPYYSAIANVSQRLVDNGANGLILFNRFYQPEIDLEKGAVVPHLTLSDSNELRLPLRWIAILYGRVETDLALATGVHTTQDVLKSLAAGATVVTLASELLKNGVQRLSEMLAGVGMWLVEHEYESLEQFRGSMSQSNFAAPAAFERANYIRAVTSYGPGYVQG; this is encoded by the coding sequence ATGGACCTGGCAACGACTTATCTTGGCCTGAAACTGCGCAACCCGATTGTGCCGGCATCGTCTCCCCTCGCACGCCACCTCAGCACCTTGCGCCGCCTGGAAGATGCGGGCGCGGCAGCCGTGGTACTCCCCTCTTTATTCGAAGAGGACATCAACCGAGATGCCGGCATCCTCGATCCATTTCTGCTCGAAGACAACGAAGGCCAGGCCGAAGCACGCTCCTATTACCCCAAACCCCCCACCTACCGCGACACCAGCCCCGACGCCTACCTCACGCACATTCAACAAGCCAAGAGCGCCGTGGACATCCCCGTCATCGCCAGCATTAACGGCGTCTCCAGCGGCAGTTGGATATCCTTCGCCGAACAGATCGAACAGGCCGGCGCCGACGCCCTGGAACTCAACGTCTACTATCTGCCCACCAACCCCAAAATCACCGGCGCGCAGGTAGAGGACATGACGGTTGACGTCCTGCGCGAGGTCAAAAACACCGTTTCCATCCCCGTCGCCGTCAAACTCAGCCCTTACTACAGCGCCATCGCCAACGTATCCCAACGCCTGGTAGACAACGGGGCCAATGGCCTCATCCTCTTCAACCGCTTCTACCAACCAGAAATTGACCTGGAAAAAGGAGCCGTGGTTCCCCACCTCACCCTCAGCGACTCCAACGAACTCCGCCTCCCCCTGCGCTGGATCGCCATCCTCTACGGGCGCGTGGAAACCGACCTCGCCCTGGCGACCGGCGTCCACACCACCCAGGACGTCCTCAAGAGCCTGGCCGCCGGCGCCACCGTCGTCACCCTGGCTTCGGAGCTATTGAAAAATGGCGTGCAGCGGCTGTCGGAAATGTTAGCCGGCGTGGGTATGTGGTTGGTGGAACACGAATACGAATCGCTGGAGCAGTTCCGCGGCAGCATGAGCCAGTCGAACTTCGCCGCCCCCGCCGCCTTCGAACGCGCCAACTACATCCGCGCCGTCACCTCCTACGGCCCTGGCTACGTGCAAGGCTAA
- a CDS encoding MarR family transcriptional regulator, with translation MDDDFTPLEQNAWGGLLGMYGRLVRRIEADLQEHSRISHVEFEVLLRLSWTEDHRLRIQDLAEQSVLTRSGVSRMVGRLEQAGLVVRESATEDRRGAYAVLTETGLEHFRRALRAHIVFVRRNFLAFFSDEELAQMAEFWRRVEQQDSASIPEAKTSTE, from the coding sequence ATGGATGACGATTTTACCCCTTTGGAACAGAATGCCTGGGGCGGTTTACTGGGCATGTATGGTCGGCTAGTCCGTCGGATTGAGGCCGACTTGCAGGAACACTCGCGGATTAGCCATGTTGAGTTTGAGGTATTGTTGCGTCTGTCCTGGACGGAAGACCATCGGTTGCGGATTCAGGATTTAGCGGAGCAAAGTGTGTTAACCCGCAGTGGTGTTAGCAGAATGGTGGGACGTTTGGAGCAAGCCGGGTTGGTCGTTCGTGAAAGTGCCACGGAAGATCGGCGGGGCGCCTATGCGGTACTCACCGAAACCGGCTTGGAACACTTTCGCCGGGCTTTGCGGGCGCACATTGTTTTTGTGAGGCGCAATTTTTTGGCGTTTTTCAGCGATGAGGAGTTGGCGCAGATGGCTGAATTCTGGCGGCGGGTTGAACAACAGGATAGCGCCTCAATACCCGAAGCCAAAACCAGTACAGAATGA
- a CDS encoding class I SAM-dependent methyltransferase yields MTGVRDQWAAGSSYEDFMGRWSRRLAPEFVSWLQIPRGVHWLDVGCGTGALADAVCRHADPASVVGCDPSPPFVAYARELSRDARQSFVIAGVGSLPHRPGGYGSVTSLLALNFLPDPEGAVHEMCSVAAPRSTVSACVWDYGDGMLFLRHFWDAVASQDSTASALDEGARFPLCRRDALASLFHASGLRDVRCESLEIRTEFAGFDDYWRPFLGGTGPAPSYVASLNAERRANLARKLEEKLQQGPDGMIILNARAWAVCGTVNG; encoded by the coding sequence ATGACCGGTGTTCGGGACCAATGGGCAGCGGGATCAAGCTACGAAGACTTCATGGGCCGATGGAGCCGCCGCCTCGCGCCTGAGTTCGTTTCCTGGTTACAAATTCCTCGCGGCGTTCACTGGTTGGATGTCGGGTGTGGTACGGGTGCGCTTGCCGATGCTGTCTGTCGCCACGCCGACCCTGCGTCGGTCGTAGGTTGCGACCCATCGCCCCCCTTCGTCGCATACGCGCGAGAACTCAGTCGTGACGCCCGGCAATCCTTTGTGATTGCTGGCGTTGGCAGTCTGCCGCACCGCCCAGGGGGGTACGGCAGCGTTACTTCCTTGCTCGCTTTGAATTTTCTGCCAGACCCCGAAGGGGCCGTTCACGAAATGTGTTCCGTGGCTGCACCGCGGTCCACGGTGTCCGCGTGCGTGTGGGATTACGGTGACGGAATGCTGTTTCTGCGCCACTTTTGGGATGCGGTGGCCTCGCAGGATTCAACCGCCTCGGCGCTCGACGAAGGTGCCCGATTCCCTCTTTGTCGCCGTGACGCGCTGGCATCGCTGTTTCATGCCAGCGGTCTTCGTGATGTGCGCTGCGAGTCGCTGGAAATCCGCACGGAGTTTGCCGGCTTCGATGACTATTGGCGACCGTTTCTGGGAGGAACAGGCCCCGCGCCATCATACGTTGCATCCCTCAACGCTGAGCGTCGCGCGAACCTGGCGCGGAAGCTCGAAGAGAAGTTGCAACAAGGACCAGATGGGATGATCATCCTCAACGCGCGAGCCTGGGCAGTTTGTGGAACCGTGAACGGATAA
- a CDS encoding cupin domain-containing protein: MQQQVVPPSQGMEYDWSKDHIFVKCGLDLTGGRVTLVEDTLKAGFHLSRHYHKIMTEIFYILAGEVAFKFDDGLVVATPGTTVNIPPGIWHEVTCEQGGKLLTIFSPGGFDQYLVELASLTELEFADEAFMMALAEKYDTWNR, translated from the coding sequence ATGCAGCAGCAAGTTGTTCCCCCCAGCCAAGGCATGGAATATGATTGGTCTAAAGATCACATTTTTGTTAAATGCGGTTTGGATTTAACCGGAGGGCGAGTCACGTTAGTGGAAGATACCCTCAAAGCGGGTTTCCATTTGTCTCGGCACTATCATAAAATCATGACTGAAATTTTCTATATTCTGGCGGGTGAGGTTGCGTTTAAGTTTGACGACGGACTGGTGGTGGCGACGCCCGGTACAACGGTCAACATTCCTCCGGGCATCTGGCACGAGGTGACTTGTGAACAAGGAGGAAAACTGCTTACCATTTTCAGTCCGGGGGGATTTGATCAATACCTGGTCGAATTGGCCTCCCTCACTGAGCTTGAGTTTGCTGACGAAGCATTTATGATGGCGCTGGCCGAGAAATATGACACCTGGAATCGGTAG